The Lycium barbarum isolate Lr01 chromosome 10, ASM1917538v2, whole genome shotgun sequence genome includes a region encoding these proteins:
- the LOC132614371 gene encoding heavy metal-associated isoprenylated plant protein 37-like isoform X1 — translation MTKDENFKLLKFQNCVLRVNMHCDGCKQKVKKLLQRIEGVYQVNVDAGQQKVTVCGSVDSGILIKKLFRAGKHAELWSKKNNQNQNNTYCIKDGKDNRNQKQVQFKDLENQHEFNFVALGEEDDYNLDEYEEEDDYVGEEEMKFIKEKANQIALLGQENAEANNAKKAMSAAPNNVVNVNENINAGKKLIDPNTLAALKMNMMNGAQLGGGGNVNLGETGHIRNDINASMMNLAGFRGNGTNNVASILNGGNNSNLMGPRGFQVHPNNVIQQGSSGHFNPSSTSMLMNMNNIGGHQQYNPTSMLMNLQNRHAMQQPQMMYNRSPFVPPATGYYYNNYGQVPYISSYVEPSFASADPSANMFSDDNTSSSCSVM, via the exons atgactaaagatgAAAACTTTAAGCTCCTAAAGTTCCAG AATTGTGTTCTCCGGGTGAACATGCATTGTGATGGATGCAAGCAGAAAGTGAAAAAGCTCCTTCAGAGAATTGAAG GTGTTTACCAAGTAAACGTTGATGCTGGGCAGCAAAAAGTCACAGTTTGTGGAAGTGTAGATTCAGGAATTCTAATTAAAAAATTGTTTAGAGCTGGTAAGCATGCTGAGCTATGGTCTAAGAAAAATAACCAGAACCAGAACAACACTTACTGCATCAAAGATGGAAAGGACAACAGAAATCAAAAGCAAGTTCAGTTTAAGGATCTTGAGAACCAACATGAATTCAATTTTGTAGCACTAGGAGAGGAAGACGATTATAATCTTGATGAGTACGAGGAGGAGGATGATTATGTTGGTGAAGAAGAGATGAAATTTATTAAAGAAAAAGCAAACCAAATAGCCCTTCTTGGGCAAGAAAATGCAGAAGCAAACAATGCAAAGAAAGCAATGTCAGCAGCTCCCAACAATG TAGTGAATGTAAATGAAAATATCAATGCTGGCAAGAAACTAATTGACCCCAACACATTGGCTGCCTTGAAAATGAACATGATGAATGGTGCACAATTGGGAGGTGGTGGAAATGTCAATCTAggtgaaactggacatataagaAATGATATAAATGCAAGTATGATGAATCTTGCTGGTTTTCGTGGGAATGGTACTAACAATGTTGCTTCAATCTTGAATGGAGGAAACAATTCTAACTTAATGGGACCTAGAGGATTTCAAGTTCATCCAAACAATGTCATACAACAAGGATCTTCAGGTCATTTTAATCCTTCTAGCACCTCTATGCTAATGAACATGAACAATATTGGTGGTCATCAACAGTACAATCCAACATCAATGCTGATGAATTTGCAGAACAGGCATGCTATGCAACAACCTCAGATGATGTACAATAGGTCTCCTTTTGTTCCTCCGGCAACCGGTTATTACTATAATAATTATGGCCAAGTACCATATATTTCTTCTTATGTTGAGCCTAGTTTTGCTTCTGCTGATCCCTCTGCTAATATGTTCAGTGATGACAACACCAGTAGTAGCTGTTCAGTAATGTAA
- the LOC132614371 gene encoding heavy metal-associated isoprenylated plant protein 37-like isoform X2, with product MTKDENFKLLKFQNCVLRVNMHCDGCKQKVKKLLQRIEGVYQVNVDAGQQKVTVCGSVDSGILIKKLFRAGKHAELWSKKNNQNQNNTYCIKDGKDNRNQKQVQFKDLENQHEFNFVALGEEDDYNLDEYEEEDDYVGEEEMKFIKEKANQIALLGQENAEANNAKKAMSAAPNNVNVNENINAGKKLIDPNTLAALKMNMMNGAQLGGGGNVNLGETGHIRNDINASMMNLAGFRGNGTNNVASILNGGNNSNLMGPRGFQVHPNNVIQQGSSGHFNPSSTSMLMNMNNIGGHQQYNPTSMLMNLQNRHAMQQPQMMYNRSPFVPPATGYYYNNYGQVPYISSYVEPSFASADPSANMFSDDNTSSSCSVM from the exons atgactaaagatgAAAACTTTAAGCTCCTAAAGTTCCAG AATTGTGTTCTCCGGGTGAACATGCATTGTGATGGATGCAAGCAGAAAGTGAAAAAGCTCCTTCAGAGAATTGAAG GTGTTTACCAAGTAAACGTTGATGCTGGGCAGCAAAAAGTCACAGTTTGTGGAAGTGTAGATTCAGGAATTCTAATTAAAAAATTGTTTAGAGCTGGTAAGCATGCTGAGCTATGGTCTAAGAAAAATAACCAGAACCAGAACAACACTTACTGCATCAAAGATGGAAAGGACAACAGAAATCAAAAGCAAGTTCAGTTTAAGGATCTTGAGAACCAACATGAATTCAATTTTGTAGCACTAGGAGAGGAAGACGATTATAATCTTGATGAGTACGAGGAGGAGGATGATTATGTTGGTGAAGAAGAGATGAAATTTATTAAAGAAAAAGCAAACCAAATAGCCCTTCTTGGGCAAGAAAATGCAGAAGCAAACAATGCAAAGAAAGCAATGTCAGCAGCTCCCAACAATG TGAATGTAAATGAAAATATCAATGCTGGCAAGAAACTAATTGACCCCAACACATTGGCTGCCTTGAAAATGAACATGATGAATGGTGCACAATTGGGAGGTGGTGGAAATGTCAATCTAggtgaaactggacatataagaAATGATATAAATGCAAGTATGATGAATCTTGCTGGTTTTCGTGGGAATGGTACTAACAATGTTGCTTCAATCTTGAATGGAGGAAACAATTCTAACTTAATGGGACCTAGAGGATTTCAAGTTCATCCAAACAATGTCATACAACAAGGATCTTCAGGTCATTTTAATCCTTCTAGCACCTCTATGCTAATGAACATGAACAATATTGGTGGTCATCAACAGTACAATCCAACATCAATGCTGATGAATTTGCAGAACAGGCATGCTATGCAACAACCTCAGATGATGTACAATAGGTCTCCTTTTGTTCCTCCGGCAACCGGTTATTACTATAATAATTATGGCCAAGTACCATATATTTCTTCTTATGTTGAGCCTAGTTTTGCTTCTGCTGATCCCTCTGCTAATATGTTCAGTGATGACAACACCAGTAGTAGCTGTTCAGTAATGTAA
- the LOC132614371 gene encoding heavy metal-associated isoprenylated plant protein 37-like isoform X3 yields MTKDENFKLLKFQNCVLRVNMHCDGCKQKVKKLLQRIEGVYQVNVDAGQQKVTVCGSVDSGILIKKLFRAGKHAELWSKKNNQNQNNTYCIKDGKDNRNQKQVQFKDLENQHEFNFVALGEEDDYNLDEYEEEDDYVGEEEMKFIKEKANQIALLGQENAEANNAKKAMSAAPNNGNNSNLMGPRGFQVHPNNVIQQGSSGHFNPSSTSMLMNMNNIGGHQQYNPTSMLMNLQNRHAMQQPQMMYNRSPFVPPATGYYYNNYGQVPYISSYVEPSFASADPSANMFSDDNTSSSCSVM; encoded by the exons atgactaaagatgAAAACTTTAAGCTCCTAAAGTTCCAG AATTGTGTTCTCCGGGTGAACATGCATTGTGATGGATGCAAGCAGAAAGTGAAAAAGCTCCTTCAGAGAATTGAAG GTGTTTACCAAGTAAACGTTGATGCTGGGCAGCAAAAAGTCACAGTTTGTGGAAGTGTAGATTCAGGAATTCTAATTAAAAAATTGTTTAGAGCTGGTAAGCATGCTGAGCTATGGTCTAAGAAAAATAACCAGAACCAGAACAACACTTACTGCATCAAAGATGGAAAGGACAACAGAAATCAAAAGCAAGTTCAGTTTAAGGATCTTGAGAACCAACATGAATTCAATTTTGTAGCACTAGGAGAGGAAGACGATTATAATCTTGATGAGTACGAGGAGGAGGATGATTATGTTGGTGAAGAAGAGATGAAATTTATTAAAGAAAAAGCAAACCAAATAGCCCTTCTTGGGCAAGAAAATGCAGAAGCAAACAATGCAAAGAAAGCAATGTCAGCAGCTCCCAACAATG GAAACAATTCTAACTTAATGGGACCTAGAGGATTTCAAGTTCATCCAAACAATGTCATACAACAAGGATCTTCAGGTCATTTTAATCCTTCTAGCACCTCTATGCTAATGAACATGAACAATATTGGTGGTCATCAACAGTACAATCCAACATCAATGCTGATGAATTTGCAGAACAGGCATGCTATGCAACAACCTCAGATGATGTACAATAGGTCTCCTTTTGTTCCTCCGGCAACCGGTTATTACTATAATAATTATGGCCAAGTACCATATATTTCTTCTTATGTTGAGCCTAGTTTTGCTTCTGCTGATCCCTCTGCTAATATGTTCAGTGATGACAACACCAGTAGTAGCTGTTCAGTAATGTAA